The Monodelphis domestica isolate mMonDom1 chromosome 5, mMonDom1.pri, whole genome shotgun sequence DNA segment TGCGAGGTTTGAAGACATACAGTACAAAAATGTTGCACAGATctataaactaaaagaaataaaaataatactgatAGGTACAAATCAGCTAACTTTGTTAATAAATGGGGTccataataactaacatttggAAACAGTTATGAGCCAAATAATGACGACTTGTGTCTGTGTCTGAAATTAAAACCAATGGATAGAGCAGATTAGAAATTTTCCCTTGTCATTGCTGAAGAGAAATTCTGAAAGTCAGTTAACCCAAAATGAATACTGAGGAATTAAAGGATGAAATGTTCCAGGGGTTTTGTTTCTCTAATGACAGAGATGATGTTCTTAAGTTTCATTTGAGAATTTTGATACAGATCaacaaatgctagttattgtagGCCACACATTGACCCAAGGCTGGCGAGAGCCTTGAAAATACTGATAAATGGCACTTACAGCACACACAGGTCTTGCTTAAGGCCAAAGGAGATACAAAGCTTCATATCATATCCTTCATATTTGTTACTACATACTCAAACACAATTACAAACACTGATTTTTTTGACGACTTTGCTGTCCTTACCAGTATTAACACTGTTAGTCCCTGCAATCAGAACTCAACGACAATCTTTTTCAACTACATTTTAAACCACATGAGTAAGAAACTTCCGTTCTTCTATGGGCTGCTCTCTGAAGGCTAACACCATACTTGAAATGATAAAATGCTTGACTACAGCATCTAAATGTTAGATATTAACTACCTCTGAGACGGAAGCGCCAGAAGGCAGTCAGCACGGTTTGGAACTGCATCGTACTTCTGGGTAGGGAATTCTGTAGTGCAGAagttctcacattttaaaaaaaacataataaaatactgAAGCGGATTTAGCAAATGTTTTaccaataaaaaattatataaatctcTCCCAATTGTACAGCTCAAAAATTAAccaacaaaagaatgaaaattaatactgataaaagaaaatgatgccAGATGCTTGTCTAATAAATCAGGTTTCCTTCAACCTGTTGAATCTTTGCTTTCAGAGtcactatatttatttttctaatctgCTTCATGTTACAAACTTGTTCCTAACTTTGAAAATTGCGTGAAAAATTACTAGGTTTGAGGTTCAGGCACAcctggatatttttttttgtgggtttttgtattttttttaactttttttttttacacagtaGTGAAGAGAAATCACGGTATGCAAGCTACCATGTTTCCATGAAAAGCATGTATAGTATAGAACAAACTTCATTACCAATGAGATTTTATCTTTCTTCTAAGAAAAACTGATCAAGcttcatttgttttctctttcgaTCCTTATTCGCCATTCTCTGTGATTTCTTGTTCTACACTGCGAGCTTGGTTGACGGCCTCTTCATCCTTCCTGGGACCCTCAGCATCTGCTCCTTCTCCCtcgccctcctcctcctcatcttcctcctcttcctcttcctcctcttcttcctccccctcctcctcctcttgggGTTTTCCACATCCTTTTTCTTCCTGAAGTTCTTccacctccttttcctcctcctcatcttcctctttttcactctcttcatcctcttccctggttaaactctctctctcatccGAGTCGATCTGGGAGGGAGATGCCCTGGTCCCCGCACGCTCGTGAGCCAGGGCTTCTGGGCCTGCCTCTTCCTGCTCGGGGCCATCGCGCTCCTCAGCTTCTCTCTTGCAGTAAGAGTAGCGGTGATTCATGTGTTGTGAGTAAGACCCCGAGTGTGAGAAACGTTTTCCACATTTGTCACATTGATAAGGCTTTTCTCCAGAATGCAGGCGCATGTGCTCGATTAAATGGTGTTTGTGTTTAAATGCCTTTTTGCAGATTCCGCACTCATGAGGCCGTTTACCTGCAATGTTTAAGAGGAGACCTTTGAAATACaacaattttgttattttctaattatatttttgtaacacTTCAGAATGTGGAGGAAGGACATGACCTGATGTGATGTGTAAGAAGAGCTTTAAGGGCTTCCTAGTTTCATcttttagacatttcctagttggtACTTTCACCCaggttttattaaaataatatgggTCTCAGGTAAAATTTAGTATATATTCATGGGAAAGTAAGCAACTTTTCTgctcatatacacacacacacacacacacacatacatatatacacattgcCCTGCTTTTTGGATGAGAATGCTGGAGACCACCAAGACAAACATCTCAAGAGAGGCGCCATTTTGAAAGTCAACTGGCAAAACTGTGCAGAACCCAGAAAGAGAAAAGCTGGGTGAGACGTTTCACTGAATGTATACACAGGGGCTGGGGAAGGCTAGAAAAGAATTGTCCAGATATTTGAGGAAAGAGATATGGGCTTGTTTATGATAGTCATCACTTCTTTCCAGTAATGTCAAATagtttaactttaaaaattttaggtggtccttaaaaaaaaagttgtcaggGACCCTGCACTTGTTTGTCTGTACTTCGAGACACCAGATTCCTTTTCTCAAAGACAATTTTATGTTGACTAAATATTTAAGATTTTGTTCTCAGAGGGAGAGAAAcctaagttttctcattttagagGGTAAGAGATTACAGAAAGGAAATTATAGGGGAATCCCCCGTGCTGAggattttctcttctgtcacaaAAGGAAGCATCCCTTTTCTCCAAAGACAGAATAACACATCCATATTCTGCTGAAAGTCATTAAGCaagtatgcaaaaaaaaatgcatttttttgtgGGAATGGACCCTTTTAGtcatctggtgaagtctatggactcaTAATCATAATTGAAGACAATGCTGTATTTCAGGTAGAGGCTAGTAAAAAAGAGGGATGTAATTTTTCCattccaagttcacagaccccctgAAATCCATCCATCTCTGTTTTCTCCCCACTTCTGATCTACTGGACAACTGGCTCCATAGGAACACTGTTAAAAATGGGCAGCTGTTGAAGGACTGTCCTTTGGCAACTTTATCCAAAGTCCCAAGGAGTGGGAGTGTGGAGGAAGCCTGGGAGACATGGGGATGAGCTGCTGGCCTGAGGCCAGCGGGGCGCAGAAGGCAGAAGACAAAGCCCACAGGAATGTGGCCAGGAGACCAAAGGACCAAAGGCTGTGACAGCtcatgggagggaggaagaagcaaATACCTGTCCTCTCAATTATTTCTCGAATAGATTCTGTTCCTAAAAGAATTGACATAGAACAGATGGTCAGAATAGGGAGACAGAATAAGATCCAAGTGGTGGAGGACCAACGGGGGGTAGGGAGCAGAAGGGTTTTGGATTTACAATCTAGCATCTTCACAGCACACTGAATCAGAGATCAATATGGCATGGAATCACCCAACATACCTGTATGTTCATATTTATGTCTTAATAGGGAACTGCTTTTCTGGAATATCTTATCACACAAATCACAGGCATACATTCCATTTTCTGTCTTCCGCATTTTCTTTTTGGGTGGGGTAGAATCAGAATCATTCTGATCCTCTACATTTGATACTCCTTCTGAGCTAGTGTCTTGCCTTTCATCCTACGGGAAAAAGTGGACATGTTTAGGAAAAAACAACACAAAGCTATGTATGCAACAGGGATTTTTGTAAAATGATAGCAACAGGAAAAAAGACTAAAACTAGAAAGAACAACATGGGTACATAGGGAATAGTTATGAAAGCTTTGATTTGTATTTTCAATGAACTGGAATAAAAAAAGCTATTAACTCCAAATTCTTAAAAACCACGCTCCTTTCACACTACCAATCCTGGCCAACAAACCAGTAAATATTGCTCGCAGTCCCATCCCAGGTATTCCCAGGAAGGTTCTTGGGACCGAATGGGATCCAGATTTGACAACTGTTTAGGCTTGAGGGCAATGCTGTCAGGATTGCAGGGATGCTTTCATGACCTCAAAGAATGTGAAAACTATGGctcaaaccacattttcacaaATGACAGattttcaagaaataaaatcACTTGGTTCCTTTTTTGGTGTGCCATCTTATTGCTTAGAGatgtttatctgtaaaatgcctCTCAGTAATTATCCTGATTTaggattcattttattatttagtaaCCTTGTGACATCTGATTTAAGACAAGAATGGTCAATAACACCACGTGCATTATATTATTTGCTAATGTGAAATACAGAATGGTGCAGGATGAAAAAAGCCCAACACAATTTCCCAGCTTTCTCCACTCCTGTTTCCTACTGTGAGCTGGGCCAAAGCCACATCGCTGAACTCTGATCAATGCTCTCACAAAATACTGCCAGAAATGAGGGCAAAGATGAATTGCCCATCCCAGGAGAGGGAGAATTGTGGAGGATGGTACAAAGAGCATCCTCAGGCATGTCACTATTCCTAAAAGCAGTTATAGTAACCCGATTTCTGGTGCTTTGGTACCTCTTCCAGGTTCTTTCAATCTCAGGGAACCAAGGGCATTTCCTTGTGTTTGGGGATGGAAAGCTTCTTAGGTGGTAAGGTGATACCTTGGTCACAAGCCTCACATGTActgggaaagacagaaagatctAGGAAGAGGAGGAATGTTCTGAGTGAGGCTTGAAGAAAAGGCTTTTCCATTGGCCTTAGCCGTAAATATTTGGCTTTAAAAAGGACAAATATTTATAATCTGTCAAAGCAGCAGCACCATGTGGCTGACATAACTCTGGCCACAGAGCCAGGGCAATGTGGGTCCCAGTCCTGACTTTGCAGCCCCGGAGGGCCCCCGACCCTCCAGGAGAATGAGTCGTGGAGACAGAGGAGATCCCTGTATCAATGAATCACAGGTCTAGCTCCtattctctctctgcagtaatccAATAGTTTCTAGAATATTATAGTTAGTTTTCTAATCGGAATGATATTGTTTTTATATGAAAAACATCTAATCACAATGACATAATTATATGATACAGAACATACTACGCTGAGTAAGAGCACACTAGCTCGCCACATTCTAGCCCAGCGGATGGAGCTGTagtattctatgatttttttccttttggcacTTAGGACCATGCTGAGGGGAGCTGGTGGAACAGTGATGGGATCCCTTAATGGACCAGCCTGTAAAAGGAGGCTCGGAGCAGAATGACCCTGAAGATCATTTCCAGGAGAGGACAAAACAACAACAGACGCCAGACCGAAGAGGCTCCCCGGCTCGCTCACGCGGTCCGGCTTTCCTTACGGCCTGGGGCACGCTGGGCCGGCCGCTCTGGTCAATGCACACCCATGAAAGCTGCCTTTGCTGGCTGTAGCAAGCCTGTGCAAGTTGGAGGCGCCGCTGCGGAAGGCAGGCCCAGCTGGCCACCCTGAAGTACAGCTGTTTCTTTGGACTCAGAAATGGGATAGACTCGGAGCTCCGCTCTGGGGTCGCACAGGAGACGCCAGGCAGACACCCACCCTGCCAGAGGCTGCGAGGGTGCTTTTGGGGTGGTGGGTGGCCTCGCAGGGCGGCACTGTGTGGGTGAGCGGGTGTGTGTGGGGACACTTTCCTGATACAGATGAACTGGAACATGCCCAAAGCAGGTGACCATCATTACCCTTTTCTATAGCTTTATGCTACCAAGGCTAATTCTTGTTTGCTCAAGGCCTTGGGGGACCCAGGGGAGCCCCTGGACACGGCTCCTGAGCCCAGGGCCCTCATGTGAAAGGCAATGGAGCTTCCCTTATGGATGGCTTTACCTGGGGAACAAGTTTTCCTAACTTTGGGGACAGAAGCATTAATGCAAGAATGTAATTCGTGCTTTGACTTGTTCTTAGCTGCCCTGGGACAGCTGGGTCTTTGGCCGTGGAGGCTTGCCCCCTCCATCTGCCATTTTGTCCTCTGTAACTGCCTTCCCCTCGTCCCCGAGGACGTCTGAATGAGCCTCAGCACATTTCACTCAGCGTCATTTTCAGGtgttttgacatttaaaaatgcCAAGTTACCCGAGTGAAATAAGAGATGATTTCCTTCTTATCTGAGCCCTTCTCCCCAGAGCCCTCCCTTTAGGGTACAGGAAGCATGTGAAATTGGAGAGGGCCAGAATGCGCGGGCTGCCCGTGAGCTCCGTTACCTGATTTCCATTGGCCGGGGTGCCTTTGGCGGGTGCTTCTTGGACGGCGGGGCTGACCGTCGCAGAATACGTGTATGCCACCTGGGGAATCAGAATGGTCTGCTTATTGGCAGCCAGTGCCCGCAAGCACGGGACGCTGTTCTGGTCGGCAATGGCCACGATGGCAGGTAACTGGGCAGTGACGGTGGGGATGGCGATGTTGATGGGGTTGGCACTTGGTGGGATCACATTGACAACTGGGTCTGAGTCCGTCCCACAGCTGTCCTTGGGTGGCTGCTCCTTTTTGGCGCAGGACAAGTTCAAGGGTTCTTCCTGGACAGAATAAACACTGTTCTGGTAAACACTAGTGATGGTGGATCTCTCCAGTAATTCTCCATGTTGCTTTGGTAGTGAAAGATCGAGAGGCTCCACTTGTGGCTCTTCTTGTGCCCCTTCTGCCGTGTACGCGTAACCCTGCGTGTTTCGGGATGAAGAGAGGTTGAGTGGGGATGGGGATGGCGTGCGACTTCTGGAGCTGTTCAGAGCGGAGCCCACCGGGACAGCAGGAGACTTGGTCGTCTTCCCTGGACTCTTGGAAGGCGCCGCGCCGTCCTGGGGTTCGTCCGCACTCGCAGACGCTGTGGGGTCCTTGTCGGCGGCAGGGACGCCGACTCTGCCCGGTTCGGGGGAGGACGGATCGGACGCCTGTCCTGGAATCTGTCCGGCTTGCATTTTCTCAAACCACTTTTTCACCACGTCCAGGGGCAGGTTCACAGAATCGGCGATCTTGGAGAGCTCCTCGGCGCTGGGCTGGGCGTTGAGGGCGTAGTAGGCTTTGAGGAGAGATAGGAGGTTCTTCAGCGGCGGCTGACTGGGGGACAGGCGGCCCTCTCCGGGGTCCGCCGGGGCGGGGGGCTCGGTCTTGTCCGCTTCGGGGACGCCGGGCTGGGCGGCCGGAGCGGGCTGCTTGGGGTCATAGTGCTTTAGGTCTGGAAGTGCGTTCAGGTCTCCGGGGCAGTCCTCGCACAGAAGGCAGGTGCTGTCCTCCGGGCCTCCTTCAAAGTGCTTCTCTTTCTCAGACTTCACTCTAAGGTCTTCGGGCAACTTTTCGCTTTTGCAACTGTTGGTGGGAACCACGTTCTCTTTTTTCAGATTCTGGGGAACCACCTGCAGCTGCCCAGGTTGCTCCAGGCTGTAGTTGATGATAATTTTGGTTGTTCCATCTTGGTCAACCAAGGGAAGACTAATGGCCGAAATGAGGGAATGCCCCGCCGGCTGTATCGTGGGCGAGCTGATTGTTTCTTGATCTTTGGATGCCAGGTTGGCGTGATTGTTCTCCAGGACCTGCCGGATGACGCTGCCGTCCACGGCCACTTTGAGGACGTTCTGAATGTCGCTCAGGTTGATACTTATGGGAGACACCAAGCCGACCGTCGGGAGGACCACAGCCTGCACCACACCCTGAGGAGAGCCGGTGGCCTGCAAGGGGCTGCCACCGCCAAAGACCCCGTTGGGCAACGGGGCCGAACAGTTGATTCCTGAAGCAACCACTATGGGCTTGAATTCATAATCCACAGGTTCAGTTTTAATTTGGTTTACTGGCAGTTGTTCTTGCAAGGGCTTGTTCTCGACCTTTTGCCGGATCTGGGGTCTGCTGGGGCTGCCTGGGGATGCCGACAGAGAAGGGGACGAGCACTGGGACGTCTTGAGCGCCGTTCTGGACCGGCCGTTCACAGGCATCAAGCCGATACATTTCTTACTGCTTATATGTGAGCTATAGGAACCAGAATGGGAAAAACGTTtcttgcagtttgggcattcgtATGGCTTCTCTCCTAAACAAGGACAACAAAAGGGGACAGTCACGACATCAGTAAAGAACCGTCCACAAGTCCAAAGACTTCCCAAACAGCCGAGCCCTTCCAAAGCCGCCCCGGGTATGTCTGTTATAATTGTATGTAAAATACATGTTTTATGTTTAAAATAAGCTCTAGAAATAACCCACTTAGGAAGCTTTAGTTTGCACTAAACATTCTCATAGATAATgtctattttctatatatttaccaGAGTAATGACGGAGGCCAAAAGAATCTCCCCTTAGTGATCTAGTTCAACTTCTGAATCTTTCACCTTAACAGTTTTCATTATTCTACCTTATCATCTCTATACATTTCCTTATCCCAATCTAGCCAATTTAAATGGGAATCCTCCCTAGATGGAGGAGAAGGGCAGAGGAAATCTGTCTGACATTCTTTAAAGTTGAATAGTCAACCTTAATGGACAAACTTCACAACTCTAGGAAATCCCTCTCTAGGGAACCTAGTAGAGTTTTGAAGTTTATTTGTTAAGGTTGAATATTCAATTTGTAAAAGATGTCAGATAGGATTTcccaagaaaggaaaaacaaacaaaacaaaacttttctaACATTCAACTGTAAAATCAATTATATAACTATTTTTGACACATTCATACATTAACAAAAGCATTAAAGAGATGTTCTGCATTTccaggttatgtgacttgccagggtcacctCACCAGTCTGTCCATAaccttgagtcttcctgactgagaCTAGCTCCCTCTATGAGGTCATGCCAGCTTCTCTATTCCTGGGTATCTGTTATTTCACATGGTCTTTTAAAAAAGCCCttttcagtattaattctaagacaaaagagtggtaagggctaggcctttggggttaagtgacttacccaaggttacac contains these protein-coding regions:
- the ZEB1 gene encoding zinc finger E-box-binding homeobox 1 isoform X4 yields the protein MTSHKSGRDQRHVTQSGGNRKFKCTECGKAFKYKHHLKEHLRIHSGEKPYECPNCKKRFSHSGSYSSHISSKKCIGLMPVNGRSRTALKTSQCSSPSLSASPGSPSRPQIRQKVENKPLQEQLPVNQIKTEPVDYEFKPIVVASGINCSAPLPNGVFGGGSPLQATGSPQGVVQAVVLPTVGLVSPISINLSDIQNVLKVAVDGSVIRQVLENNHANLASKDQETISSPTIQPAGHSLISAISLPLVDQDGTTKIIINYSLEQPGQLQVVPQNLKKENVVPTNSCKSEKLPEDLRVKSEKEKHFEGGPEDSTCLLCEDCPGDLNALPDLKHYDPKQPAPAAQPGVPEADKTEPPAPADPGEGRLSPSQPPLKNLLSLLKAYYALNAQPSAEELSKIADSVNLPLDVVKKWFEKMQAGQIPGQASDPSSPEPGRVGVPAADKDPTASASADEPQDGAAPSKSPGKTTKSPAVPVGSALNSSRSRTPSPSPLNLSSSRNTQGYAYTAEGAQEEPQVEPLDLSLPKQHGELLERSTITSVYQNSVYSVQEEPLNLSCAKKEQPPKDSCGTDSDPVVNVIPPSANPINIAIPTVTAQLPAIVAIADQNSVPCLRALAANKQTILIPQVAYTYSATVSPAVQEAPAKGTPANGNQDERQDTSSEGVSNVEDQNDSDSTPPKKKMRKTENGMYACDLCDKIFQKSSSLLRHKYEHTGKRPHECGICKKAFKHKHHLIEHMRLHSGEKPYQCDKCGKRFSHSGSYSQHMNHRYSYCKREAEERDGPEQEEAGPEALAHERAGTRASPSQIDSDERESLTREEDEESEKEEDEEEEKEVEELQEEKGCGKPQEEEEGEEEEEEEEEEEDEEEEGEGEGADAEGPRKDEEAVNQARSVEQEITENGE
- the ZEB1 gene encoding zinc finger E-box-binding homeobox 1 isoform X1; this encodes MADGPRCKRRKQANPRRNNVTNYNNVVETNSDSDDEDKLHIVEEESVTDAGDCDASVPEDDLPTDQTVLPESHEQEGSTSSCWEDDGKEGKEILGPEAQADEATCAVKEDECDSDAENEQNHDPNVEEFLQQEDTAVIYPEAPEEDQRQGTPEASGHDENGTPDAFSQLLTCPYCDRGYKRFTSLKEHIKYRHEKNEDNFSCSLCSYTFAYRTQLERHMTSHKSGRDQRHVTQSGGNRKFKCTECGKAFKYKHHLKEHLRIHSGEKPYECPNCKKRFSHSGSYSSHISSKKCIGLMPVNGRSRTALKTSQCSSPSLSASPGSPSRPQIRQKVENKPLQEQLPVNQIKTEPVDYEFKPIVVASGINCSAPLPNGVFGGGSPLQATGSPQGVVQAVVLPTVGLVSPISINLSDIQNVLKVAVDGSVIRQVLENNHANLASKDQETISSPTIQPAGHSLISAISLPLVDQDGTTKIIINYSLEQPGQLQVVPQNLKKENVVPTNSCKSEKLPEDLRVKSEKEKHFEGGPEDSTCLLCEDCPGDLNALPDLKHYDPKQPAPAAQPGVPEADKTEPPAPADPGEGRLSPSQPPLKNLLSLLKAYYALNAQPSAEELSKIADSVNLPLDVVKKWFEKMQAGQIPGQASDPSSPEPGRVGVPAADKDPTASASADEPQDGAAPSKSPGKTTKSPAVPVGSALNSSRSRTPSPSPLNLSSSRNTQGYAYTAEGAQEEPQVEPLDLSLPKQHGELLERSTITSVYQNSVYSVQEEPLNLSCAKKEQPPKDSCGTDSDPVVNVIPPSANPINIAIPTVTAQLPAIVAIADQNSVPCLRALAANKQTILIPQVAYTYSATVSPAVQEAPAKGTPANGNQDERQDTSSEGVSNVEDQNDSDSTPPKKKMRKTENGMYACDLCDKIFQKSSSLLRHKYEHTGKRPHECGICKKAFKHKHHLIEHMRLHSGEKPYQCDKCGKRFSHSGSYSQHMNHRYSYCKREAEERDGPEQEEAGPEALAHERAGTRASPSQIDSDERESLTREEDEESEKEEDEEEEKEVEELQEEKGCGKPQEEEEGEEEEEEEEEEEDEEEEGEGEGADAEGPRKDEEAVNQARSVEQEITENGE
- the ZEB1 gene encoding zinc finger E-box-binding homeobox 1 isoform X2, producing MQVTNYNNVVETNSDSDDEDKLHIVEEESVTDAGDCDASVPEDDLPTDQTVLPESHEQEGSTSSCWEDDGKEGKEILGPEAQADEATCAVKEDECDSDAENEQNHDPNVEEFLQQEDTAVIYPEAPEEDQRQGTPEASGHDENGTPDAFSQLLTCPYCDRGYKRFTSLKEHIKYRHEKNEDNFSCSLCSYTFAYRTQLERHMTSHKSGRDQRHVTQSGGNRKFKCTECGKAFKYKHHLKEHLRIHSGEKPYECPNCKKRFSHSGSYSSHISSKKCIGLMPVNGRSRTALKTSQCSSPSLSASPGSPSRPQIRQKVENKPLQEQLPVNQIKTEPVDYEFKPIVVASGINCSAPLPNGVFGGGSPLQATGSPQGVVQAVVLPTVGLVSPISINLSDIQNVLKVAVDGSVIRQVLENNHANLASKDQETISSPTIQPAGHSLISAISLPLVDQDGTTKIIINYSLEQPGQLQVVPQNLKKENVVPTNSCKSEKLPEDLRVKSEKEKHFEGGPEDSTCLLCEDCPGDLNALPDLKHYDPKQPAPAAQPGVPEADKTEPPAPADPGEGRLSPSQPPLKNLLSLLKAYYALNAQPSAEELSKIADSVNLPLDVVKKWFEKMQAGQIPGQASDPSSPEPGRVGVPAADKDPTASASADEPQDGAAPSKSPGKTTKSPAVPVGSALNSSRSRTPSPSPLNLSSSRNTQGYAYTAEGAQEEPQVEPLDLSLPKQHGELLERSTITSVYQNSVYSVQEEPLNLSCAKKEQPPKDSCGTDSDPVVNVIPPSANPINIAIPTVTAQLPAIVAIADQNSVPCLRALAANKQTILIPQVAYTYSATVSPAVQEAPAKGTPANGNQDERQDTSSEGVSNVEDQNDSDSTPPKKKMRKTENGMYACDLCDKIFQKSSSLLRHKYEHTGKRPHECGICKKAFKHKHHLIEHMRLHSGEKPYQCDKCGKRFSHSGSYSQHMNHRYSYCKREAEERDGPEQEEAGPEALAHERAGTRASPSQIDSDERESLTREEDEESEKEEDEEEEKEVEELQEEKGCGKPQEEEEGEEEEEEEEEEEDEEEEGEGEGADAEGPRKDEEAVNQARSVEQEITENGE
- the ZEB1 gene encoding zinc finger E-box-binding homeobox 1 isoform X3, which codes for MADGPRCKRRKQANPRRNNVTNYNNVVETNSDSDDEDKLHIVEEESVTDAGDCDASVPEDDLPTDQTVLPESHEQEGSTSSCWEDDVKEDECDSDAENEQNHDPNVEEFLQQEDTAVIYPEAPEEDQRQGTPEASGHDENGTPDAFSQLLTCPYCDRGYKRFTSLKEHIKYRHEKNEDNFSCSLCSYTFAYRTQLERHMTSHKSGRDQRHVTQSGGNRKFKCTECGKAFKYKHHLKEHLRIHSGEKPYECPNCKKRFSHSGSYSSHISSKKCIGLMPVNGRSRTALKTSQCSSPSLSASPGSPSRPQIRQKVENKPLQEQLPVNQIKTEPVDYEFKPIVVASGINCSAPLPNGVFGGGSPLQATGSPQGVVQAVVLPTVGLVSPISINLSDIQNVLKVAVDGSVIRQVLENNHANLASKDQETISSPTIQPAGHSLISAISLPLVDQDGTTKIIINYSLEQPGQLQVVPQNLKKENVVPTNSCKSEKLPEDLRVKSEKEKHFEGGPEDSTCLLCEDCPGDLNALPDLKHYDPKQPAPAAQPGVPEADKTEPPAPADPGEGRLSPSQPPLKNLLSLLKAYYALNAQPSAEELSKIADSVNLPLDVVKKWFEKMQAGQIPGQASDPSSPEPGRVGVPAADKDPTASASADEPQDGAAPSKSPGKTTKSPAVPVGSALNSSRSRTPSPSPLNLSSSRNTQGYAYTAEGAQEEPQVEPLDLSLPKQHGELLERSTITSVYQNSVYSVQEEPLNLSCAKKEQPPKDSCGTDSDPVVNVIPPSANPINIAIPTVTAQLPAIVAIADQNSVPCLRALAANKQTILIPQVAYTYSATVSPAVQEAPAKGTPANGNQDERQDTSSEGVSNVEDQNDSDSTPPKKKMRKTENGMYACDLCDKIFQKSSSLLRHKYEHTGKRPHECGICKKAFKHKHHLIEHMRLHSGEKPYQCDKCGKRFSHSGSYSQHMNHRYSYCKREAEERDGPEQEEAGPEALAHERAGTRASPSQIDSDERESLTREEDEESEKEEDEEEEKEVEELQEEKGCGKPQEEEEGEEEEEEEEEEEDEEEEGEGEGADAEGPRKDEEAVNQARSVEQEITENGE